The following proteins are encoded in a genomic region of Oscillospiraceae bacterium:
- a CDS encoding undecaprenyl-diphosphate phosphatase, whose product MQIFLDYINSFILGIIQGITEWLPVSSTGHLIIWQEFTGTLVSESFAEMFEVVVQFGSILAVVVLFWSKLFPFSPSKTASERKEVYNLWLKVIIAVIPAGVIGVLFDDKINEVFFNPYTVAATLIIYGVLFIVIENRNKLRKPATDALTALTYKTAFLIGMFQILALIPGTSRSGTTILGAVILGCSRYVAAEFSFFMAVPVMLGASALKLLKHGLGFTAHEFMILAVGMITAFVVSILALKFLVGYVRKHDFKAFGVYRIALGVVIILYFVLKSCLYA is encoded by the coding sequence ATGCAAATATTCCTGGACTATATAAACTCATTTATCCTGGGTATAATACAGGGTATAACCGAATGGCTTCCCGTCAGCAGTACGGGGCATCTTATAATCTGGCAGGAATTCACGGGAACTCTTGTAAGTGAAAGCTTTGCCGAAATGTTTGAGGTTGTGGTTCAGTTCGGCTCTATACTGGCTGTTGTTGTGTTGTTCTGGAGCAAGCTTTTTCCGTTTTCGCCCTCCAAAACCGCGTCCGAAAGAAAAGAGGTTTATAACCTCTGGCTCAAGGTTATAATCGCTGTTATTCCTGCGGGTGTTATAGGCGTACTGTTTGACGACAAAATCAACGAGGTGTTTTTTAACCCTTACACCGTTGCGGCAACCCTTATAATTTACGGTGTACTGTTCATTGTTATCGAAAACCGCAATAAGCTGCGTAAGCCCGCTACGGATGCGCTGACTGCACTTACATACAAAACCGCATTTCTTATCGGTATGTTCCAGATATTGGCACTTATACCGGGTACGTCCCGTTCGGGCACTACCATACTGGGCGCTGTGATACTCGGCTGTTCAAGATATGTTGCGGCGGAATTTTCGTTTTTTATGGCTGTTCCCGTTATGCTGGGTGCAAGCGCACTCAAGCTTTTGAAGCACGGCCTCGGCTTTACCGCGCATGAATTTATGATACTTGCCGTAGGCATGATTACTGCCTTTGTTGTGTCAATACTGGCACTGAAATTCCTTGTGGGCTATGTAAGGAAGCATGATTTCAAGGCATTTGGCGTGTACCGCATTGCACTGGGTGTGGTAATCATATTGTATTTCGTTTTAAAATCCTGCCTGTATGCATAA
- a CDS encoding bifunctional homocysteine S-methyltransferase/methylenetetrahydrofolate reductase, with protein sequence MANIRPIVFDGAFGTYFAAFNHGIRIPEFANLYDAETVLEIHREYIESGAEAIKTNTFGANINLIPDREQIEKIIRRGFEIACEAAKDTPVQVYCDIGPVYGKNRRDEYVNIADTFIRCGGTHFLFETQHEAQPLKEVIEYIKEQVSQPVIIVSFAVTQDGFTKSGGYYKNLIECACELGADFVGLNCICGPAHMLSLIKQLDTSKYSLIAMPNAGYPVKTIGTSYGKERSEYFAAKLCELAAAGVKAVGGCCGTTPIDIKAFAKRISAIDVYGMSAQAVPDEKVAARNVLGSDGTLIAVELSPPMNTDASFIIEAARKAKEAGADVITVPDSPMGSARADSLHIAAMIERLADIPTVPHICCRDKNRIAIKGGLIAANIEGVRHVLAITGDKMTETERADSKNVFNFSSYKLINYISTLNSEVFSQSPYGIYGALNINVNNFDNELTRAKRKLREGAQGFFTQPVFSDKNIENYFRAKKELGCKVFAGIMPPAGYKNALFLNNEVPGIEIPAELVESLKDKPSDEVRRICVSYACSIIDRIKNDCDGYYIMTPMKKIDYSLDIVRYIRDNTK encoded by the coding sequence ATGGCAAATATCAGACCCATAGTGTTTGACGGCGCGTTCGGAACGTATTTTGCCGCCTTTAACCACGGAATACGTATTCCCGAATTTGCCAATCTGTATGATGCCGAAACCGTTCTCGAAATACACAGGGAATACATAGAAAGCGGTGCCGAGGCTATAAAAACAAACACCTTCGGTGCAAATATCAACCTTATCCCCGATCGTGAACAAATTGAGAAAATAATCAGAAGAGGTTTTGAAATTGCCTGTGAGGCGGCGAAAGATACACCTGTGCAGGTTTACTGCGATATCGGCCCCGTATACGGCAAAAACAGACGCGACGAATACGTAAATATTGCGGACACCTTCATACGTTGCGGCGGAACACATTTTCTGTTTGAAACCCAGCACGAGGCACAGCCCCTTAAAGAGGTAATTGAGTATATAAAGGAGCAGGTATCTCAGCCTGTTATAATAGTTTCCTTTGCGGTCACTCAGGACGGATTTACAAAGTCGGGCGGATATTATAAGAACCTTATCGAATGTGCCTGCGAATTGGGCGCGGACTTTGTGGGGCTTAACTGCATTTGCGGTCCTGCACACATGCTGTCTCTTATAAAACAGCTTGATACTTCTAAATATTCACTTATTGCAATGCCGAATGCGGGTTATCCCGTTAAAACCATAGGCACTTCCTACGGCAAGGAGCGCTCGGAGTACTTTGCCGCGAAGCTGTGCGAGCTTGCCGCCGCAGGCGTTAAGGCGGTGGGAGGCTGTTGCGGTACAACCCCAATTGATATAAAGGCATTTGCAAAGAGGATTTCCGCAATTGATGTGTACGGTATGTCTGCCCAAGCCGTGCCTGACGAAAAGGTTGCGGCACGTAATGTTCTGGGAAGCGACGGCACACTTATTGCTGTTGAACTGAGTCCGCCTATGAACACTGATGCATCTTTTATAATAGAAGCGGCGCGTAAGGCTAAGGAGGCAGGCGCGGACGTTATTACTGTTCCCGATTCTCCTATGGGCAGTGCACGTGCCGACAGTCTGCATATTGCCGCGATGATAGAGCGTCTTGCGGATATACCTACCGTTCCCCACATATGCTGTCGCGATAAAAACCGTATCGCCATAAAAGGCGGGCTTATTGCCGCAAATATTGAGGGAGTTCGTCATGTGCTTGCAATTACGGGCGACAAAATGACTGAAACCGAGCGTGCCGATTCCAAAAATGTATTCAATTTCAGCTCATATAAACTGATAAATTATATCAGTACTCTTAACAGTGAGGTGTTTTCGCAATCGCCTTATGGGATATACGGTGCGCTGAATATTAATGTAAATAATTTTGATAATGAATTGACCCGTGCAAAACGCAAGCTGCGCGAGGGTGCACAGGGCTTTTTCACACAGCCTGTTTTTTCCGACAAAAATATTGAGAACTATTTCAGAGCCAAAAAAGAGCTTGGTTGCAAGGTTTTCGCAGGCATTATGCCACCTGCGGGATATAAAAACGCACTGTTTCTGAATAACGAGGTACCCGGCATAGAAATCCCCGCCGAGCTTGTGGAAAGCTTAAAGGATAAGCCGTCCGATGAGGTCAGAAGGATTTGCGTATCCTATGCCTGCTCCATTATTGACCGCATTAAAAATGACTGTGACGGCTACTACATAATGACCCCTATGAAAAAAATTGATTATTCGCTGGATATTGTCAGATATATCCGTGATAATACGAAATAA
- a CDS encoding aminopeptidase P family protein, with protein sequence MAYYNLKETEKRIAAVREILKAKNLDAALVYFDELNVANGWYLTGWCGQFEKGSVLVPVEGEPILLGGPESEPFAKMNSAVTKVRCFPVFMVPDEEYPNATIINFKQLNEELKSEGTVLKRIGFVGTATIPHQVYCDFAEGFDGIEMVDITDEYETMRAYKSEWEVEQIQQATALCDIAYDKMMAAIKPGAYEFEVAAAGEYVCRVGGATSFAYSTIVGSGERAKAVVPTATNKKMEDGELVMIGIAPRFNGYAGTFGDTIPVNGVYTQKQKDLLNHMRETFRLTRDMLKPGMTGREIDVPGRLYYEKHGLKDYIVCPFAHSIGLMEAESPFFGPNGDFVLVPGMTVMVDVSFFGHPDLHGGRIETGFVITENGCRPLSPKMCDYFMKDL encoded by the coding sequence ATGGCATACTACAACCTTAAGGAAACCGAAAAAAGAATTGCCGCTGTCAGAGAGATTCTCAAGGCTAAGAATCTTGATGCGGCACTCGTCTACTTTGATGAACTGAACGTTGCTAATGGCTGGTATCTCACCGGCTGGTGCGGTCAGTTTGAAAAAGGCTCCGTACTTGTTCCCGTTGAGGGCGAGCCCATACTGCTTGGCGGTCCCGAGTCCGAGCCGTTTGCAAAAATGAACTCCGCTGTTACAAAGGTTCGCTGCTTCCCCGTATTCATGGTACCTGATGAGGAATATCCCAACGCTACCATTATCAACTTCAAGCAGCTTAACGAAGAGCTCAAGAGCGAAGGAACCGTGCTTAAGCGCATCGGCTTTGTAGGTACCGCAACCATCCCCCATCAGGTTTACTGCGACTTTGCGGAAGGCTTTGACGGTATAGAAATGGTAGACATTACCGACGAATACGAAACAATGCGCGCTTACAAGTCCGAATGGGAAGTTGAGCAGATTCAGCAGGCTACCGCACTTTGCGACATTGCATACGATAAAATGATGGCTGCCATCAAGCCCGGCGCATACGAATTTGAAGTTGCTGCCGCAGGCGAATATGTTTGCCGTGTAGGCGGTGCAACAAGCTTTGCTTACTCTACCATAGTTGGTTCCGGCGAACGTGCAAAGGCAGTTGTTCCCACTGCAACCAACAAGAAGATGGAAGACGGCGAGCTGGTTATGATAGGTATCGCTCCCCGTTTCAACGGCTATGCAGGCACATTCGGCGACACCATCCCCGTAAACGGTGTATACACCCAGAAGCAGAAGGATCTTCTCAACCACATGCGTGAAACCTTCCGTCTCACCAGAGATATGCTCAAGCCCGGTATGACAGGACGCGAAATCGACGTTCCCGGCAGACTGTACTATGAAAAGCACGGTCTCAAGGACTATATCGTTTGCCCCTTTGCACACTCCATCGGTCTTATGGAGGCTGAATCTCCCTTCTTCGGTCCCAACGGTGACTTCGTTCTCGTTCCCGGTATGACCGTAATGGTTGACGTAAGCTTCTTCGGACATCCCGACCTGCACGGCGGACGTATTGAAACCGGCTTTGTAATCACCGAAAACGGATGCCGTCCTCTCTCGCCCAAAATGTGCGACTACTTCATGAAGGATCTTTAA
- a CDS encoding cadherin-like beta sandwich domain-containing protein, with amino-acid sequence MKYPLSEKEVFHYRSKPFYFITTSDKKDLTYEQMYKSFFDMKQKGFGGIVLFNKPINGFDEENYLSEDWFEMVGNAAKACKDIGFEMWINSGFDYPPGDVAGRVQKLAPHLKAKRIVMENGKPCVKDVDWGFPAFEEALSAELFIKLVYEEYKKHVGQYFGDPIKGFFSDTDNRRVQPQVLFNPDSIQRNLFPWCTDFEQTFREKYGYDIMPYIPQIIERKDIKQAVDYWEHAGITVQRWFKTQHEWLNENGLLFTGHTSDSSPFLYKDTPRTSPLTEGRFSDLQQHFDYPGTDQELYAIDGGKHMKTEFYYTPDVVWGQAQTTEKMTNFAQIRYDLRAKQAEAAAFMHGKKGVMCEMFAASNFGAEPHTLSHIAAYQLMQGVDFIVLHQYQHRFRTYTKFFAPPNFSPATMHDYSIKQLNDNMASLACLLAKGEKVFPIVLIDPTEAVWRNILRTEEYFDAFEQLNRLPYGFTICDTKNIIESDYGFKVAVVAGYELSEAELEGLKAKGITVLSEKELCKLEKLIECDVCYKGEGTPHFTRRIIDGEEFTFIANIEQTEPINGVITAYGREKKIRLYPGDVRYISATYDDIPEIYEPVRTIKLESEAQVEFDRANSITLDSFTCDGKPAVKTENDPQLDFTFTAKDELDGLTLVIPTVVKKLITCVTLDGITLYPVMGRRFDENYLLYALPTVTKGEHTLTIFKTAPFTSHDYMALEGDFDADIQSEGKSKRAWSTYNLKLFVPEKQTVAICARRKTLSIEKGWEVQGQPFYSGAVTYKLTADVKESGKYMLSFGDVRDVVDIKVNGKAYGRIIQPPYISEINLEKGENEIALTVYNSDANKMEAYLEPSGIMGGCFIEKL; translated from the coding sequence ATGAAATACCCGTTAAGTGAAAAAGAAGTATTCCATTACCGCTCAAAACCCTTTTATTTTATAACTACCTCTGACAAAAAAGACTTGACCTATGAGCAAATGTACAAATCCTTTTTTGACATGAAGCAAAAAGGCTTCGGAGGCATCGTGCTGTTCAATAAGCCCATAAACGGCTTTGATGAGGAAAACTATCTTTCCGAGGACTGGTTTGAGATGGTGGGCAATGCCGCAAAAGCCTGCAAAGATATAGGCTTTGAAATGTGGATAAACAGCGGCTTTGACTATCCGCCCGGAGATGTTGCGGGCCGCGTTCAGAAGCTTGCGCCACATCTTAAAGCCAAGCGCATAGTCATGGAAAACGGCAAGCCTTGTGTAAAGGATGTTGACTGGGGCTTCCCCGCTTTTGAAGAAGCACTTTCGGCAGAGCTTTTTATCAAGCTCGTTTATGAGGAATATAAAAAGCACGTGGGTCAGTACTTTGGCGACCCCATTAAAGGCTTTTTCTCCGACACAGATAACCGCCGTGTTCAGCCTCAGGTTCTGTTCAACCCGGACAGCATTCAGCGCAACCTTTTCCCCTGGTGTACCGATTTTGAACAAACCTTCAGGGAAAAATACGGTTATGACATTATGCCGTACATTCCTCAGATAATTGAGCGTAAGGACATAAAACAGGCAGTGGATTACTGGGAGCATGCGGGTATTACCGTGCAGAGATGGTTCAAGACCCAGCATGAATGGCTTAACGAAAACGGTCTTTTGTTTACCGGTCATACCAGCGACTCTTCTCCTTTTCTCTACAAGGACACTCCCCGTACTTCTCCTCTGACCGAAGGACGTTTCTCCGACCTCCAGCAGCATTTCGACTATCCGGGAACCGACCAGGAGCTTTATGCCATTGATGGCGGTAAGCATATGAAGACTGAGTTCTACTATACTCCCGATGTGGTGTGGGGACAGGCTCAGACTACCGAAAAAATGACCAATTTTGCACAGATAAGATACGACCTGCGCGCAAAGCAGGCGGAAGCCGCCGCGTTTATGCACGGCAAAAAGGGTGTTATGTGTGAAATGTTTGCTGCCTCCAATTTTGGTGCCGAGCCTCATACATTGTCTCACATTGCGGCATATCAGCTTATGCAGGGTGTGGATTTTATAGTTCTGCATCAGTACCAGCACCGCTTCCGTACATATACAAAGTTTTTTGCACCACCCAACTTTTCCCCTGCAACCATGCACGATTATTCCATAAAGCAGCTTAACGACAATATGGCATCTCTTGCCTGCCTGCTTGCTAAGGGCGAAAAGGTGTTCCCCATAGTGCTTATTGACCCCACCGAGGCAGTATGGCGCAATATTCTCCGTACTGAGGAGTATTTTGATGCCTTTGAACAGCTTAACCGTCTGCCTTACGGTTTTACAATCTGTGATACAAAAAATATTATTGAGAGCGATTACGGCTTCAAAGTGGCTGTTGTTGCAGGCTATGAGCTGAGCGAAGCAGAGCTTGAAGGTCTTAAAGCCAAAGGAATTACCGTATTAAGCGAAAAAGAGCTTTGTAAGCTTGAAAAGCTTATTGAATGTGATGTATGCTACAAAGGCGAGGGCACCCCTCACTTTACCCGCCGTATAATCGACGGCGAGGAGTTTACATTTATCGCCAATATCGAGCAAACCGAGCCTATAAACGGCGTTATAACGGCATACGGCAGAGAAAAGAAAATAAGACTTTACCCCGGAGATGTTCGTTATATCTCCGCAACCTATGACGATATCCCCGAAATATATGAGCCTGTCCGGACAATTAAGCTTGAGAGCGAGGCACAGGTCGAATTTGACCGAGCCAACTCGATAACTCTCGACAGCTTTACATGTGACGGAAAGCCTGCGGTCAAGACCGAGAACGATCCGCAGCTTGATTTCACCTTTACCGCAAAGGACGAGCTTGATGGTCTGACACTTGTAATTCCCACTGTCGTGAAAAAGCTGATAACCTGCGTAACACTGGATGGCATAACACTTTATCCCGTAATGGGCAGACGCTTCGACGAGAACTACCTGCTTTATGCGCTTCCTACTGTCACAAAGGGAGAACACACGCTGACTATCTTCAAGACCGCGCCCTTCACCTCCCATGACTATATGGCGCTTGAGGGCGATTTTGACGCTGATATTCAGAGTGAAGGAAAATCAAAGCGTGCGTGGAGTACATATAATCTCAAGCTTTTTGTGCCTGAAAAACAGACTGTTGCGATTTGTGCACGCCGTAAAACTCTCAGCATTGAAAAGGGCTGGGAAGTACAGGGACAGCCATTCTATTCCGGTGCCGTCACCTATAAGCTTACGGCAGATGTAAAGGAAAGCGGAAAGTATATGCTTTCATTCGGCGATGTACGCGACGTTGTGGATATAAAGGTAAACGGCAAGGCTTACGGACGCATAATACAGCCACCTTATATTTCTGAAATCAACCTTGAAAAGGGCGAAAATGAAATAGCACTGACTGTTTACAATTCCGATGCCAACAAGATGGAGGCCTACCTCGAACCCAGCGGTATAATGGGCGGATGCTTTATTGAAAAGCTTTAA